Within the Mastacembelus armatus chromosome 23, fMasArm1.2, whole genome shotgun sequence genome, the region TTCTTGTTCTTTAGGACTACTTGTGCTCGCAATTTGTAGCGCTCAAACTCATCCTTTAGCTGTCGCAGCTCCTGCTGATAGACCAGCACTGAGGCCTGCTCTCCACCCAGAACTGCATCGGGCTCCACCTGGGTTTGGTTGTTATGGTCTGGGTTCCTCTGAGCcgccaacagcagcagtttcttCACCTTCTCCAGtttctctttcagcacactGACGTCCAGCTGCGACTCATCTATGCCAATGTCAGAGTTTGACCTGCTGGAGGCAGCAATGGCCAGCGTTTTGTTCTCGGTGTCCAGCTGCACAATCCGGTCTCTGAGTCTCTGAGCAGTTTGCTGGTCTCGCTGCCTTGCCTTCTCGCAGGAACCCAGCAGCTCAGACAGTTCAGAGACCCGTTGCTCCAGACCTGCAACTCTgatctctgcagcctgagcacGCTCACGAGCACGCTCCTCCACCTCACATGCCTAAAAATAGATAGAGAATTCAGATACACCAAGAACTAACTCTTGCTGATGTCTGGTTTTGGTTTCAGTTTAACATTCCTTGTGGTGTTTCACAGCTTAGTTACTGAATTTAGTtactttaaactttaatttaGTTAGGGTGTGATTTTAGTTCTGCATTCCTGGTTTCAGGGTTAGGGTTTTGTAAATCTGCTAAAGAAGGTGGCATCTTAACACTTTTTGGTTACTTTTGAACTTAGTTTACTTCATGTTTTTCTAAGTTTTTCCTGGATTTTTCAGTTCAGATAGGTTTATTTAGtcaatttgttgtttgttctgatCTCAATTTTACCTTTCTGGTCTCATTGTTGATCTGCTGCTGGAAGTGTTTTTTTAGCGCTATCAGCTCTTGCTGCAGTTCATGCACTCTGGGATCTGGTTTCTTTTGGTCCTCCTCAGCTGCCTGCAGTCTTCTCTTCAGTgcatctctctcctccctcagttGTTTCAGGTGAGCCTCAAACTCTGCCTCCCGGTCCACAGCTTGTAATGTCATCAGGATTGTGGTGTTGGCATCCTGTAGGCGGAGCTCTGCATCCTGGCGCAGGTCTCGTTCCTGTTGCAGGATCCTCTGCAACTCTCGCAACTGCAGAACATGGTCTCCCTGCTCCTGCTCCCTTTCGTGCTGCTGCGTGATGATGCGAGCACGACTCTCAGCTAGCTGTTGCTGCAGGGCACGGAGCTCTGCCTCCTGCTGCATCATCCCAGCAGCCAGCCtgtcctgcagctcctccacctcctgcttcAGTTGACGTTTGTCGGCCTGGAAACTCGCCTCCATCCGAGATTTTTCCTGTGTTACCGTTGCCAGGGCGCTGGTGAGTGTGCTGAGCTGGCTCTTCATCTGGGCAACTCGACGCTCCGCCTCCACAACTGGAGTGGGTATGACTGGCTGCTGAGGCTCCTCACCCACACTGGTACACTCAGAGCCACTGGATTCAAGCTCCGACCTCAGGGTCTGCAGGAGGAAACATCAGAAACATCAGCTAGTTCATTACAGTAAACTACTGCTCCGATTCTTCATGCTTGGCTCAGGCTGTTTAAGCTCTTAAGTACATTAGTATTAGTTACACTGTAGTTGCATCAATTTCTTTGTATGTGTTGTTTATATTAATGCGTTTAAAAATAGGTTGGATCTGTTCTGTACTAATGGGACAGGACAGCAGAGACAGCATGTAGTGCTcacacagtgtgtatgtgtagctcAGACAGCATAGGTTTTCCAGGTGGGGGATGTGAAgagcactttttatttttttatttaagagaTTCTAATAATTAGTGTCCATGCAGTGGTGAGTGTCGCAGACACATAATACGGTTATACTACTACTCACTGTGTGTTAAAGGATTTACCAAATAAGCTCAaactaccagtcaaaggttaGGGGTCACTGccatttttattctaaaaatgtgtgtttattgtaaTGTCTAAGTTAAATCATTTAGAATTTCTATCTGGGGCGTAATTAAATTTATCTTataacacaaacatacaggtGAAAACTCTCCAGGTCTcaataaatgtgatgtgaatgttgGATCCTCCAACAGCCTCACACCCTGTGGCTGAATCTAATATTGTTGGGACAGACAGCACCTGTTGTTGTTGCACCTGTAGGTTTCTTTGCTTACCCTCTTCACCTCTGACACTTTACCATTTTGATTTGGACCAGCTCAGCTTCagccctggacctgagctgtTCACATGTAAGTAAGCTGTAGAAATGGGGTGATCTAACCCACAGGTGTCAAACTCCattcctcgagggccactgtcctgcttgttttccaactatccccgcactacccactgctgattgtCTGGATAAGGTCTGTACGGCCAATCAGAAGACGCAAGGGCAGACATAGGTGGAAAAGAAGCAAGATAGTGGCCCTCGAGAACTGGAGTTTGAAACCTGTAAATGGATGTTAAAGAGGTCAGTGGTGTTCTCTTTAATTGTTCTGCAGTCTGATGTTTTAGTTCAAGATAAATGTCTGCTAGAACCAGTTTACTTTTGCTTAATTTTGATTTGTTCAGACCACGCAGGCAGTCATCCAGGATCAAGTGGATGTGTTTTGACATAAAGTGCTGTTTTCTATTTGAATGATTAAAATACTCCTTAATATAATTTGCTGCTGCAATGTTGAATAATACTTCTTGAACCAAGCCTCATTGTACTGAAGAAGGGTTAGAATTAGGATATGTTCCCTGTTTGCTACATTTCATCAGTAGACTCTTTTAAATGTACCATTGAGCTGGATTTTCTTGCTGGTTCTCCCTGGTCTTCCTCTGACTCATACGCTCTGGTGGTTTCATTAGGTATGTCCACAGATGCAGCTGTGTCTATACTATCCTCACTGTGCAGCGAGCAGCCGTCCTCTGGGAGGTCTGGGGCAGCAGTGGTGTCGATGTTCTGGTCCTGTTGGGACTGGGTCACTGTTAAGACTTTCAGACTGGCCTCCAGAGCCTCCTTCTCCTTCAGAAGACTCTTGTAGGCCCGGACCACATCCTTGAGACGGGTCTGGTACTGAACCAGCTGTTTCTTCTGGGACTCTATGGTGTCCAGCAGCTCCTTCCTGCTGGGACCACCCCCAAAGCTCATCCCGAACTTCTCCATGATGGTCTATGGTCTACCAAGGACAGATCACACTGACGGTCTACCAGGATTAGAGTATATTGGATCTATCATCAGGACACAAGTGGTTCATCTGCAGCTCACGGAGAAACTGGGTCTGTTGGTTTTAGAACACAGTCACACGTGTTTAG harbors:
- the gcc1 gene encoding GRIP and coiled-coil domain-containing protein 1, which encodes MEKFGMSFGGGPSRKELLDTIESQKKQLVQYQTRLKDVVRAYKSLLKEKEALEASLKVLTVTQSQQDQNIDTTAAPDLPEDGCSLHSEDSIDTAASVDIPNETTRAYESEEDQGEPARKSSSMTLRSELESSGSECTSVGEEPQQPVIPTPVVEAERRVAQMKSQLSTLTSALATVTQEKSRMEASFQADKRQLKQEVEELQDRLAAGMMQQEAELRALQQQLAESRARIITQQHEREQEQGDHVLQLRELQRILQQERDLRQDAELRLQDANTTILMTLQAVDREAEFEAHLKQLREERDALKRRLQAAEEDQKKPDPRVHELQQELIALKKHFQQQINNETRKACEVEERARERAQAAEIRVAGLEQRVSELSELLGSCEKARQRDQQTAQRLRDRIVQLDTENKTLAIAASSRSNSDIGIDESQLDVSVLKEKLEKVKKLLLLAAQRNPDHNNQTQVEPDAVLGGEQASVLVYQQELRQLKDEFERYKLRAQVVLKNKNAKDGYQAKELEEVRDQLTELKEKYINLRIQSDEAETQHRQQLEERQQQAVTLHQSHKQEVERAEVSHRDELLRLEAELHKQRERTMALLNEKDNELERLRAAALSCVNDCNKTVAEEHESSADSDGDVISQALQRTTPSEPTLLLYAEQLARKEVEVSGMRRQKHRLEEDLHQLQARLIANRERHDEEVTELQGQLDKLIRDQSREGANMEYLKNVIYKFLTLQDASGRHQTLAAILTILHFSPQEKQQVMRLQGPTWWLNNKR